Sequence from the Maribacter aquivivus genome:
GTTGTTAAGGCCGTAACGACTACAAAACCACCAATTATAAAGTAACCACTTGACACTGCACCCGAGGCAGCAGCAGCTTGAGCAGCTTTCATAGCCTCTTCTCCTAAATTTGCGTTCGAAGCCAATGCATTGGTTTCTGCCAAGGATGATTTTGATTTTAGCAATAGTGCAGCTAAAAACGCACCTACATTACCACCAGCACCAACAATACCTGAGATAGAACCAATTGCTTTTTTATTTATGAAGGGAACTACTGAGAAAGTTGCTCCTTCTGCCATTTGAACCGTTATACTAAAAGCTATTAAGAATATAATGCCCATTGCAAAACTTGTGGTCAGTGAAAAGACCGACAGCATCGCACCTTCAAGTGCCAGAATTACGGTTAAGAAAAGTACTCTACCACGTAAACCCTTTAATCTACCGAAACGGTCACCAAAAAACCCGCCTAAGGTTCTTGCAAATATGTTCATTAATGCAAAAGAAAGTACCAAGTTACCAGCCGTAGACCTCGTAAGTCCGAATGTGTTCTGCAGGTAATCATCCATTGTACCATACACGGTAAGTTCCATTCCAAAAGAGGCGGCATAAACAATAAAAAGAATCCAAACACGGTAATCTTTCAATACACTTACAAATGACTCTTCATCTTTTTTAAGCTTCGGCATTTTGCCAGCTTCTTTCAATTCTTTAAAATTACCTTCTGAGGTATCTTGTGTGAAAAAATAATACACAACACCCATTAGCATGGCAATTACACCAGCTATGATCATAGAGTAACGCCAAGCAATTTCATCTGCAACTCCAAAACTGACCACTGCAGCAGCTATTAAAGGCATACCAAGACGGTTGGCACCACCACCTAAATTACCCCATCCTGCTGAGGTAGCATTGGCAGTGCCAACAATATTGGGGGCAAACATAATAGAAGTATGAAACTGAGTAATTACAAATGATGCACCTATAAAACCTATAAACAATCTACATATTAAGAATTGCATTGGTGTTTGAACAAAGCCAATAAGTATTACAGGTATAGCACCTAAAATCAACAAATAGGTATAACATAACCTAGGACCATATTTATCACATAATTTTCCAATTAACAATCTAGCGAAAACAGTACCGGTTACTGCCAGTATAATCGAATTCCACTTTTGATCAGGAGTCAAGCCTAGATCTTTTACCACATCTGGCATAAACGGTACAATTCCAAACCATGCAAAGAAGCATATAAAAAACGCTATTGATGTAATCCAAAAAGTACGTATTGGCATACTTTTTAAATCAGTTAACTTTAAAGTGGTCGATTTTTTGGATTGATTTTCCATGATATAGTTCAATTCGTTTATAAATCAGTACAAACCTAATCTATTTTATACGTAATTATACGTAGTTTTGTATGTTTTCTATATTTACTACGTATAATTATATAATATCCATAATTGGAAGCTGATAATTATTGAATTCGCAATTTTAAAAAGACAAAAATTAATAATTTATAATTTTTATTTTGAAAGCGGGCTTGTTTTCAAAGGACACTAAGTAGGTATCAGTGTTTCTAACTAAAACATTACACTAAATAGCTCCATGTAATATACGCTGCACTTCCTCTTCAAAGAAAGAAGGATGATCTGCTACAACATCACCTATTACTATAATTCCATGCATCGTTGTATCTATATTAGGTGTATGATGATGAATACTATCTAAGGTAGCTACAACGCAGCTTTCATTTTCTGTAGTTCCATTTTGTATTACGGCTATAGGCGTCATTCTACCCCTATATTTACTAACCTCATCTACAATTTCACTAAGTTTTCTTATACCCATTAATATAACCATTGTGGTAGATGATTTTGCTGCATATTGCAAATCTTGTGAAAATGCACCATCTTTTTTAGTGGCAGTCATTACCCAAAAACTACTGCTTACCCCTCTTTTGGTCATAGGTATTCCTTGACTAGATGGTACGGCAATTGAACTTGAAATACCTGGTATTATACTTACAGGAATACCAAAGGATTCTACATACTCTATCTCTTCATTTGCCCTACCAAAAACAAATGGATCACCGCCTTTTAATCTCACCACATGTCCGTATTCGAAGGCATATTTGACTATCAATTCATTAATCTCATCTTGAGTATGAGAGTGTTTTCCGCATCTTTTACCCGTATATATCTTAGGAATATCAGTACGTAGTTCAGATAACAGTTCATCACTAATTAATGCATCGTATAATATAACATCTGCCTCATTCAAAACTCTCAAACCCCTTACTGTTATTAGGTCTTTTGCTCCAGGTCCTGCTCCAACCAAACTTACTTTTGCCGTTTTCTCTAATTCCATCTTCATAGTATTTAGCATTATTAATTATCGAATCTTCAACAAGAATACGTAATTATTTTCATAAAATTATCAATTATATACGTATTTATACGTAATATTGCTAAGTAGCTAAATAATACGGTATGAAAACTATACTAGTTGTCGGTAATGGAATGGTAGGATACAAATTTTGTGAGAAGTTTGTCGCTA
This genomic interval carries:
- a CDS encoding MFS transporter, translated to MENQSKKSTTLKLTDLKSMPIRTFWITSIAFFICFFAWFGIVPFMPDVVKDLGLTPDQKWNSIILAVTGTVFARLLIGKLCDKYGPRLCYTYLLILGAIPVILIGFVQTPMQFLICRLFIGFIGASFVITQFHTSIMFAPNIVGTANATSAGWGNLGGGANRLGMPLIAAAVVSFGVADEIAWRYSMIIAGVIAMLMGVVYYFFTQDTSEGNFKELKEAGKMPKLKKDEESFVSVLKDYRVWILFIVYAASFGMELTVYGTMDDYLQNTFGLTRSTAGNLVLSFALMNIFARTLGGFFGDRFGRLKGLRGRVLFLTVILALEGAMLSVFSLTTSFAMGIIFLIAFSITVQMAEGATFSVVPFINKKAIGSISGIVGAGGNVGAFLAALLLKSKSSLAETNALASNANLGEEAMKAAQAAAASGAVSSGYFIIGGFVVVTALTTLAIKFSTEDEKQVKEELNTVNKPVIDLSPSTI
- the cobA gene encoding uroporphyrinogen-III C-methyltransferase, giving the protein MELEKTAKVSLVGAGPGAKDLITVRGLRVLNEADVILYDALISDELLSELRTDIPKIYTGKRCGKHSHTQDEINELIVKYAFEYGHVVRLKGGDPFVFGRANEEIEYVESFGIPVSIIPGISSSIAVPSSQGIPMTKRGVSSSFWVMTATKKDGAFSQDLQYAAKSSTTMVILMGIRKLSEIVDEVSKYRGRMTPIAVIQNGTTENESCVVATLDSIHHHTPNIDTTMHGIIVIGDVVADHPSFFEEEVQRILHGAI